From the Desulfovibrio sp. Huiquan2017 genome, one window contains:
- the cysK gene encoding cysteine synthase A, translating to MKIADNMTDLIGRTPLVRLNRLTAGLKAEVVAKLEFNNPCGSVKDRIAWNMVETALRDGTIDENTVLVEPTSGNTGIGLAFVCAVKGLKLILTMPESMSMERRKLLGGLGAELILTPADEGMKGAIERARRIVEETDNAFMPMQFDNPANPEAHRRTTGLEIWEDTDGEVDLFVAGVGTGGTLTGVAEVLKDRKPGVKAVAVEPDASPVLSGGQPGPHAIQGIGAGFVPKALNTEIIDEVVRITNDDAVETAKRLMREEGILCGISSGANCAAALKLARRKENAGKMIVFIVCDTGERYLSTPLFS from the coding sequence ATGAAGATCGCCGACAACATGACGGACCTCATCGGGCGCACCCCCTTGGTCCGCCTGAACCGGCTGACCGCCGGGCTCAAAGCCGAGGTGGTCGCCAAACTGGAATTCAACAACCCGTGCGGCTCGGTCAAGGACCGCATCGCCTGGAACATGGTCGAGACCGCCCTCAGGGACGGGACCATCGACGAAAACACGGTCCTGGTGGAGCCCACCTCCGGCAATACCGGCATCGGCCTGGCCTTCGTCTGCGCCGTCAAGGGGCTCAAGCTCATCCTGACCATGCCCGAATCCATGTCCATGGAGCGGCGCAAACTGCTCGGCGGCCTGGGCGCGGAACTGATCCTGACCCCGGCCGACGAAGGCATGAAGGGGGCCATCGAGCGGGCGCGGCGGATCGTCGAGGAGACGGACAACGCCTTCATGCCCATGCAGTTCGACAACCCGGCCAATCCCGAGGCCCACCGCCGGACCACGGGGCTGGAAATCTGGGAGGACACCGACGGCGAAGTGGACCTGTTCGTGGCCGGTGTGGGCACCGGCGGCACCTTGACCGGCGTGGCCGAAGTCCTCAAGGACAGGAAGCCCGGGGTCAAGGCCGTGGCCGTGGAACCCGACGCTTCCCCGGTCCTGTCCGGTGGCCAGCCCGGTCCCCACGCCATTCAGGGCATTGGCGCGGGCTTCGTGCCCAAAGCTCTGAACACGGAGATCATCGACGAGGTCGTCCGCATCACCAACGACGACGCCGTGGAGACCGCCAAGCGGCTCATGCGCGAGGAAGGCATCCTCTGCGGCATCTCGTCCGGGGCCAACTGCGCGGCGGCTCTCAAACTGGCCCGCCGCAAGGAAAACGCGGGCAAGATGATCGTGTTCATCGTCTGCGACACCGGTGAACGGTACCTGAGCACTCCACTCTTCAGCTAA
- the epsC gene encoding serine O-acetyltransferase EpsC: protein MTSEDYTLADVVALLVESGDKGPRSHRKASEAPMPSVEILRGIVEDLRCVLFPGYFGPSEITPDTMPYYIGSTLDQLERKLADQINRGYCFVCDATTTDRCSDCEKRAKGIAKRFITKLPKIREYLLSDVEAAYVGDPAAKTHGETIFCYPSIRALTNHRIAHELYKLGVDIIPRIIGEMAHSDTGIDIHPGATIGKSFFIDHGTGTVIGETCIIGDNVRVYQGVTLGAKSFPKGDDEMLIKGLPRHPIVEDDVIIYAGATILGRITIGREAVVGGNVWIVRDVPAGARIVQTRALEQSFEHGSGI, encoded by the coding sequence ATGACCAGTGAAGACTACACGTTGGCGGATGTGGTCGCGCTCCTCGTGGAGTCCGGAGACAAAGGCCCTCGTTCGCACCGCAAGGCCAGCGAGGCGCCCATGCCCTCGGTGGAAATCCTGCGCGGGATCGTCGAGGACCTGCGTTGCGTCCTCTTCCCCGGCTATTTCGGCCCGTCCGAGATCACCCCGGACACCATGCCCTATTACATAGGCTCCACCCTGGACCAACTGGAACGCAAGCTCGCGGACCAGATCAACCGGGGCTATTGCTTCGTCTGCGACGCCACCACCACGGATCGGTGCAGCGACTGCGAGAAACGGGCCAAGGGCATCGCCAAGCGATTCATCACCAAGTTGCCCAAAATCCGGGAATACCTCCTGTCCGACGTGGAAGCGGCCTACGTGGGCGATCCCGCGGCCAAGACCCACGGGGAGACCATCTTCTGCTACCCCTCCATTCGGGCCCTGACCAACCACCGTATCGCCCACGAGCTGTACAAGCTCGGCGTGGACATCATCCCCCGGATCATCGGCGAGATGGCCCACTCGGACACGGGCATCGACATCCACCCGGGCGCGACCATCGGCAAGTCCTTCTTCATCGACCACGGCACCGGCACGGTCATTGGCGAGACCTGTATCATCGGCGACAACGTACGCGTGTACCAAGGCGTGACCCTGGGGGCCAAGAGCTTCCCCAAGGGCGATGACGAAATGCTCATCAAGGGCCTGCCTCGTCATCCCATCGTGGAGGACGACGTGATCATCTACGCCGGGGCGACCATCCTCGGACGCATCACCATCGGCCGGGAAGCGGTCGTCGGCGGCAACGTCTGGATCGTCCGCGACGTCCCGGCCGGGGCGCGAATCGTCCAGACCCGGGCCCTGGAACAATCCTTTGAGCACGGTTCCGGTATCTAA